The proteins below are encoded in one region of Heliangelus exortis chromosome 22, bHelExo1.hap1, whole genome shotgun sequence:
- the HDHD3 gene encoding haloacid dehalogenase-like hydrolase domain-containing protein 3, with protein MLRLRLLTWDVKETLLRLRQPPGLSYAAEARAHGVRVEPEVLNRAFQEVYRDQSRLFPNYGQGRGLSSQQWWLDVVTQTFRRAGVREERILTPVAEKLYRDFCSARNWEELPGARETLRLCSQRGFRMGVVSNFDNRLENILTQCHLRQHFEFVLTSEAVGFAKPDRRIFERALRLGGVSPEQAAHIGDDYSRDYRAARAVGMHSFLLRAPGQGEEPEVPPEHILPTLGHLLALIEKG; from the coding sequence ATGCTGCGGCTTCGCCTCCTGACCTGGGACGTGAAGGAGACGCTGCTGCGGCTGCGGCAGCCCCCGGGGCTGAGTTACGCGGCCGAGGCCCGGGCCCACGGGGTGCGGGTGGAACCGGAGGTTCTGAACCGGGCATTCCAGGAGGTGTACCGGGACCAGAGCCGCCTCTTCCCCAACTACGGCCAAGGCCGTGGGCTGAGCTCCCAGCAGTGGTGGTTGGACGTGGTGACCCAAACCTTCCGACGGGCGGGCGTGCGGGAGGAGCGGATCCTAACGCCGGTGGCTGAAAAACTTTACCGGGACTTCTGCAGCGCCCGCAACTGGGAGGAGCTGCCCGGGGCCAGAGAGACCCTGAGGCTGTGCAGCCAGCGGGGATTCCGCATGGGGGTCGTGTCCAACTTCGATAACCGGCTGGAAAACATCCTCACGCAGTGCCACCTCCGCCAACACTTCGAATTCGTCCTCACCTCCGAGGCCGTGGGCTTTGCCAAGCCGGACAGGAGGATCTTCGAGCGAGCTCTGCGGCTCGGGGGGGTCTCCCCGGAGCAGGCGGCTCACATCGGGGATGATTACAGCCGGGATTACAGGGCTGCCCGAGCTGTGGGCATGCACAGCTTTCTGCTCCGGGCCCCTGGGCAGGGCGAGGAGCCGGAGGTGCCCCCCGAGCACATCCTGCCCACGCTCGGCCACCTCCTGGCGCTGATTGAGAAGGGGTAG
- the ALAD gene encoding delta-aminolevulinic acid dehydratase, with the protein MQADSLLHSGYFHPVLRSWQCTATTFDASNLIYPIFVTDSPDAVEPIPSLPGQARYGVNKLEGMLRPLVEDGLKCVLIFGVPSKVHKDERGSAADAESTPAIQAVRKICSTFPELLIACDVCLCPYTSHGHCGILREDGTIQNELSCQRLAEVALAYARAGCHIVAPSDMMDGRIAAMKKALISNDLGNKVSVMSYSAKFASCFYGPFRDAALSKPAFGDRRCYQLPPGARGLAMRAVDRDVREGADMLMVKPGMPYLDLVRDVKARHPTHPLAVYHVSGEFAMLWHGAQAGAFGLEPAVREAITAFRRAGADVIITYFVPQLLRWLKEEAAGRG; encoded by the exons ATGCAGGCAGACTCCCTTCTTCACAGTGGTTATTTCCACCCTGTGCTACGCTCCTGGCAGTGTACAGCAACCACCTTTGATGCCTCCAACCTCATCTACCCCATCTTTGTCAC TGACAGCCCTGATGCTGTGGAGCCAATCCCCAGCCTGCCTGGACAAGCCAG GTATGGAGTCAACAAGCTGGAGGGGATGCTGCGTCCCCTCGTCGAGGATGGCCTGAAGTGTGTGCTCATCTTCGGGGTGCCCAGCAAGGTCCACAAG GACGAGAGAGGCTCTGCAGCTGATGCAGAGAGCACTCCTGCCATCCAGGCAGTCAGGAAGATCTGCTCCaccttcccagagctgctgataGCCTGTGATGTCTGCTTGTGCCCTTACACCTCCCACGGGCACTGCG GCATCCTGCGTGAGGATGGCACCATCCAGAACGAGCTCAGCTGCCAGCGTTTGGCAGAAGTGGCGTTGGCCTACGCCAGGGCAG gctgCCACATCGTTGCCCCCTCGGATATGATGGACGGGCGGATTGCTGCCATGAAGAAGGCACTGATCTCCAATGACTTGGGCAACAAG GTCTCTGTGATGAGCTACAGTGCCAAGTTTGCCTCCTGCTTCTATGGTCCTTTCAG ggatgctgctctATCCAAACCTGCCTTTGGAGACAGGAGATGCTACCAGCTGCCCCCAGGTGCCAGGGGCCTGGCCATGCGTGCTGTG GACCGGGATGTGCGTGAGGGAGCGGACATGCTGATGGTGAAGCCCGGGATGCCCTATCTGGACCTCGTCAGGGACGTCAAGGCCCGA caccccactcACCCTCTGGCCGTGTACCACGTCTCGGGGGAGTTCGCCATGCTGTGGCACGGGGCACAGGCTGGTGCCTTCGGACTGGAACCCGCAGTCAGGGAGGCGATCACGGCATTCAGGCGCGCAG GCGCTGACGTCATCATTACGTACTTCGTGCCGCAGCTCCTGCGGTGGCTgaaggaggaggcggcggggcggggctgA